From Lolium perenne isolate Kyuss_39 chromosome 5, Kyuss_2.0, whole genome shotgun sequence, a single genomic window includes:
- the LOC139831422 gene encoding uncharacterized protein encodes MDSAPLPNLSTLSPEARVNYLAGLNIGFYVHHKLDLAGVNYSMWRQDMELAISLHGVEDHIAADFDNHEGDREWRRTQFVVKLWIYNTCTPVFKQLIMNTKATAFALWSTIETMFTGNVRSRKVKLLSDLHDLRQGHQSVAVYASDLQRIAHGLHDIGKPLDDEDLVVYFLCGLDKRHRTAGQLLEERTTAPTFASAQSTVQLDEDRLGGPRAAEPDTPTALYSSGSHGGQGSYGPPYGGGGQVSPSPTQGKQKRKRTDKHTGYTPVANASARPPLTGIVPVYAPPPGVAGPGVLGARPYAFTTLAPVQYGAPSPVQYDAPSPFAATPTAPHQFAPTPPYGTPSPYAAPSAFTMTAPSQHMQQPPPPQQQQQMTSPYNTSVEQAGLTQALHNLSINSSNSGWVADSGATSHMPAAHGNLASLTPVSNFPPVIVGNGSHLSVSHIGSSTIPTVARSLSVNDILVAPNIIQDLLSVRKLTRDNLISMEFDPWGLSLKDLRTKAHLLRTNSDGDLYPLLPQSTALLLTTQAASELWQRRLGHPGVSSFFRKLFPCLYASSVLG; translated from the exons ATGGACTCTGCCCCCCTACCCAATCTCTCTACCCTGTCTCCCGAGGCCCGCGTCAATTACCTCGCCGGCCTCAACATCGGCTTCTACGTCCACCACAAGCTCGATCTCGCCGGCGTCAACTACTCCATGTGGCGTCAAGACATGGAGCTCGCCATCAGCCTCCACGGCGTCGAGGACCACATTGCCGCCGACTTCGACAACCACGAAGGAGATCGCGAATGGCGCCGCACCCAGTTCGTCGTCAAGCTTTGGATCTACAACACCTGCACGCCGGTGTTCAAGCAGCTCATCATGAACACCAAGGCCACCGCCTTCGCCCTCTGGAGCACCATCGAGACCATGTTCACCGGCAATGTCCGCTCGCGCAAGGTGAAACTCCTCTCTGACCTCCATGATCTGCGCCAGGGTCACCAGTCCGTCGCCGTCTACGCCTCCGATCTTCAGCGCATCGCCCACGGACTGCACGACATCGGCAAGCCTCTGGATGACGAAGACCTCGTCGTCTACTTCCTGTGCGGCCTCGACAAACGTCACCGCACCGCCGGGCAGCTCCTGGAGGAACGCACGACCGCGCCGACGTTCGCGTCCGCCCAGTCGACCGTCCAGCTCGACGAGGACAGGCTTGGCGGCCCACGGGCTGCTGAGCCCGACACCCCCACCGCCCTCTACTCCAGCGGCTCTCATGGTGGGCAAGGCTCCTACGGGCCTCCATATGGCGGCGGCGGCCAAGTCTCGCCCTCTCCTACTCAGGGCAAGCAGAAGCGCAAACGCACCGACAAGCACACGGGCTACACCCCCGTTGCCAACGCTAGTGCGCGTCCGCCCCTGACTGGCATCGTCCCCGTCTACGCGCCGCCTCCCGGCGTCGCTGGTCCAGGCGTCCTCGGGGCCCGCCCGTATGCCTTCACCACCCTCGCGCCCGTACAGTACGGCGCCCCGTCGCCGGTGCAGTACGACGCCCCGTCGCCGTTCGCTGCTACGCCGACCGCCCCGCACCAGTTCGCTCCTACACCACCCTACGGCACTCCGTCGCCCTATGCTGCTCCATCCGCGTTCACCATGACCGCGCCGTCCCAGCACATGCAGCAGCCGCCTCCGcctcagcagcagcagcagatgaCTTCACCGTACAACACCTCCGTCGAGCAGGCAGGTCTCACGCAGGCCCTGCATAACCTGTCGATCAACAGCTCCAACAGCGGCTGGGTTGCGGACTCGGGTGCTACCTCACACATGCCTGCAGCACATGGTAATCTTGCCTCTCTCACTCCCGTCTCAAATTTCCCACCTGTCATTGTTGGCAACGGTTCTCATCTATCTGTTTCTCATATCGGTTCATCTACTATACCTACTGTTGCTCGATCCCTATCTGTCAATGATATCCTAGTGGCTCCGAATATTATCCAGGATCTTCTTTCTGTCCGCAAATTAACCCGTGATAATCTCATTTCTATGGAGTTTGACCCCTGGGGTTTATCTTTGAAGGATCTGCGCACCAAGGCTCATCTACTTCGTACCAACAGTGACGGCGATCTATATCCGCTGCTTCCCCAGTCCACGGCGCTGCTCCTCACCACTCAAGCCGCCTCGGAGCTCTGGCAGCGTCGCCTTGGACACCCCGGCGTCTCTAGCTTTTTTCGAAAACTTTTTCCAT GCCTCTATGCCTCCTCGGTTTTGGGCTGA